From the genome of Grus americana isolate bGruAme1 chromosome 9, bGruAme1.mat, whole genome shotgun sequence, one region includes:
- the KLHL30 gene encoding kelch-like protein 30 isoform X2 translates to MVRNVDDFDFCLPSHAQGVLEGLQQLRANPKLSDVTLVAGGREFSCHRGVLALCSHYFHAMFSGDFAESIAARVELKEVDPGALEMLLDFAYTGKVTINQGNVEGLMRTSSQLHFPTIQKVCSRYLRQQMDATNCLGICEFGESHGCPEVSSKAWSFLQENFEAVSQQEEFLQLSKERLTIYLSNDQLQVQEEQSLAEAVLRWVRHDPGSRAQFLPELLELAHLISLPDQYLQNLLATEPLIRDSDASKALVTRSRATGQSDASAQKNPLTPPQKLEEVLVVVGGRVLEENEDEDGGVDMPVAPRNFAFYNPKSRRWMALPDFPDYNKWGFSLVALNNDVYVTGGSRGSQNDTWSTTQAWCFCPRDGAWNPIASMLKARTNHTSAVLNGEIYVIGDLWSVITSPFIPKYLSAPRCATLHGLIYLIGDNTKKVYMYNPEANIWQKVAGCGARCSSCTRSTKTVGWCHWATGSLSLAATGRAWMGTTVWRWRCMTAPRTSGHGRAPCPASGSSTAPPPFSWTPPSGRRLSRVTMGCRRTHSVVCHSVQPLSPLSSLPVQLFGGGDENPSARLAGALGACSPPPPPPRGVKAFAYKHALANAFVLCCLKLAFSPLQNLKAFRVF, encoded by the exons ATGGTGAGGAACGTGGACGACTTTGACTTCTGCCTGCCCTCGCACGCCCAGGGCGTGCTGGAGGGGCTGCAGCAACTGCGTGCCAACCCCAAACTGTCGGATGTGACACTGGTGGCAGGCGGGCGGGAATTCTCTTGCCATCGAGGCGTCCTGGCCCTCTGCAGCCACTACTTCCACGCCATGTTCTCCGGTGATTTTGCCGAGAGCATCGCAGCACGGGTCGAGCTGAAGGAGGTGGACCCTGGAGCGCTGGAGATGCTGCTCGACTTCGCCTATACGGGGAAGGTCACCATCAACCAGGGCAACGTGGAGGGGCTGATGCGGACTTCAAGCCAGCTCCACTTTCCCACTATCCAGAAGGTCTGCAGCCGCTACCTCCGGCAGCAGATGGATGCCACCAACTGCCTAGGTATCTGCGAGTTTGGTGAGAGCCACGGCTGCCCCGAGGTCTCCTCCAAGGCCTGGTCTTTCTTGCAGGAGAACTTTGAAGCCGTCTCTCAGCAGGAGGAGTTTCTCCAGCTCTCCAAGGAGAGGTTGACCATCTACCTCTCCAATGACCAGCTGCAggtgcaggaggagcagagcctggctgaggCTGTGCTGCGCTGGGTACGCCATGACCCAGGGTCCCGAGCCCAGTtcctgcctgagctgctggagctggcccACCTCATCTCACTGCCTGACCAGTACCTGCAGAACCTGCTTGCCACCGAGCCCCTCATCCGTGACTCAGATGCCAGCAAGGCCCTCGTCACCCGATCCCGTGCCACA GGGCAGAGTGATGCCAGTGCCCAGAAGAACCCCCTAACCCCACCGCAGAAGCTGGAggaggtgctggtggtggtCGGCGGCCGCGTGCTGGAAGAGAacgaggatgaggatgggggGGTGGATATGCCGGTTGCCCCCAGGAATTTCGCTTTCTACAATCCCAAAAGCA gGCGATGGATGGCTCTGCCCGACTTCCCTGATTACAACAAATGGGGCTTTTCCCTGGTGGCTCTGAACAACGATGTGTACGTCACAG GCGGCTCCCGGGGGTCCCAGAACGACACATGGTCGACGACCCAGGCCTGGTGCTTCTGCCCCAGGGATGGTGCCTGGAATCCCATTGCTTCCATGCTGAAAGCCCGGACAAACCACACCAGCGCCGTCCTCAATGGTGAGATCTACGTCATTGGGG ATCTGTGGAGTGTGATCACATCCCCCTTCATCCCCAAGTACCTCTCAGCCCCACGCTGTGCCACCCTGCATGGGCTCATCTACCTCATCGGGGACAACACCAAGAAGGTCTACATGTACAACCCGGAGGCCAACATCTGGCAGAAGGTAGCAGGATGCGGGGCCAG GTGCAGCTCCTGCACACGCTCCACGAAAACGGTGGGATGGTGCCACTGGGCGACCGGCTCTTTGTCACTGGCGGCCACTGGAAGGGCATGGATGGGGACTACCGTGTGGAGATGGAGGTGTATGACTGCACCAAGGACCTCTGGACACGGGagggctccctgccctgcctctggctcttccacagctcctcctccatTTTCATGGACACCTCCAAGTGGACGGAGGCTTTCCAGGGTGACCATGGGCTGTAGGAGAACCCACAGTGTTGTCTGTCACTCTGTGCAGCCGCTCTCACCTCTCTCCTCACTGCCAGTTCAGCTCTTTGGGGGTGGAGATGAAAACCCCTCTGCCAGGCTGGCTGGGGCATTGGGAGcatgttccccccccccccccccccctcgtgGGGTAAAGGCTTTTGCTTATAAACATGCTTTGGctaatgcttttgttttgtgttgtttaaaacttgccttttcccccctccaaaacCTCAAAGCTTTTAGGGTATTTTGA
- the KLHL30 gene encoding kelch-like protein 30 isoform X5, producing the protein MVRNVDDFDFCLPSHAQGVLEGLQQLRANPKLSDVTLVAGGREFSCHRGVLALCSHYFHAMFSGDFAESIAARVELKEVDPGALEMLLDFAYTGKVTINQGNVEGLMRTSSQLHFPTIQKVCSRYLRQQMDATNCLGICEFGESHGCPEVSSKAWSFLQENFEAVSQQEEFLQLSKERLTIYLSNDQLQVQEEQSLAEAVLRWVRHDPGSRAQFLPELLELAHLISLPDQYLQNLLATEPLIRDSDASKALVTRSRATGQSDASAQKNPLTPPQKLEEVLVVVGGRVLEENEDEDGGVDMPVAPRNFAFYNPKSRRWMALPDFPDYNKWGFSLVALNNDVYVTGGSRGSQNDTWSTTQAWCFCPRDGAWNPIASMLKARTNHTSAVLNGEIYVIGGTTVDAVEVERYDPYNKSWCAISPALKYVSNFAAASCLGKLYLVGSCAVKYNALTLQCYNPVQVPLSPTLCHPAWAHLPHRGQHQEGLHVQPGGQHLAEGAAPAHAPRKRWDGATGRPALCHWRPLEGHGWGLPCGDGGV; encoded by the exons ATGGTGAGGAACGTGGACGACTTTGACTTCTGCCTGCCCTCGCACGCCCAGGGCGTGCTGGAGGGGCTGCAGCAACTGCGTGCCAACCCCAAACTGTCGGATGTGACACTGGTGGCAGGCGGGCGGGAATTCTCTTGCCATCGAGGCGTCCTGGCCCTCTGCAGCCACTACTTCCACGCCATGTTCTCCGGTGATTTTGCCGAGAGCATCGCAGCACGGGTCGAGCTGAAGGAGGTGGACCCTGGAGCGCTGGAGATGCTGCTCGACTTCGCCTATACGGGGAAGGTCACCATCAACCAGGGCAACGTGGAGGGGCTGATGCGGACTTCAAGCCAGCTCCACTTTCCCACTATCCAGAAGGTCTGCAGCCGCTACCTCCGGCAGCAGATGGATGCCACCAACTGCCTAGGTATCTGCGAGTTTGGTGAGAGCCACGGCTGCCCCGAGGTCTCCTCCAAGGCCTGGTCTTTCTTGCAGGAGAACTTTGAAGCCGTCTCTCAGCAGGAGGAGTTTCTCCAGCTCTCCAAGGAGAGGTTGACCATCTACCTCTCCAATGACCAGCTGCAggtgcaggaggagcagagcctggctgaggCTGTGCTGCGCTGGGTACGCCATGACCCAGGGTCCCGAGCCCAGTtcctgcctgagctgctggagctggcccACCTCATCTCACTGCCTGACCAGTACCTGCAGAACCTGCTTGCCACCGAGCCCCTCATCCGTGACTCAGATGCCAGCAAGGCCCTCGTCACCCGATCCCGTGCCACA GGGCAGAGTGATGCCAGTGCCCAGAAGAACCCCCTAACCCCACCGCAGAAGCTGGAggaggtgctggtggtggtCGGCGGCCGCGTGCTGGAAGAGAacgaggatgaggatgggggGGTGGATATGCCGGTTGCCCCCAGGAATTTCGCTTTCTACAATCCCAAAAGCA gGCGATGGATGGCTCTGCCCGACTTCCCTGATTACAACAAATGGGGCTTTTCCCTGGTGGCTCTGAACAACGATGTGTACGTCACAG GCGGCTCCCGGGGGTCCCAGAACGACACATGGTCGACGACCCAGGCCTGGTGCTTCTGCCCCAGGGATGGTGCCTGGAATCCCATTGCTTCCATGCTGAAAGCCCGGACAAACCACACCAGCGCCGTCCTCAATGGTGAGATCTACGTCATTGGGG GGACGACAGTGGACGCAGTGGAAGTGGAGCGCTATGACCCCTATAACAAGAGCTGGTGCGCCATCAGCCCAGCCCTCAAGTATGTGAGCAAttttgctgctgccagctgcttgGGCAAGCTCTACCTGGTAGGCTCCTGTGCCGTCAAGTACAACGCTCTCACCCTGCAGTGCTACAACCCTGTCCAAG TACCTCTCAGCCCCACGCTGTGCCACCCTGCATGGGCTCATCTACCTCATCGGGGACAACACCAAGAAGGTCTACATGTACAACCCGGAGGCCAACATCTGGCAGAAG GTGCAGCTCCTGCACACGCTCCACGAAAACGGTGGGATGGTGCCACTGGGCGACCGGCTCTTTGTCACTGGCGGCCACTGGAAGGGCATGGATGGGGACTACCGTGTGGAGATGGAGGTGTATGA
- the KLHL30 gene encoding kelch-like protein 30 isoform X3, translating into MVRNVDDFDFCLPSHAQGVLEGLQQLRANPKLSDVTLVAGGREFSCHRGVLALCSHYFHAMFSGDFAESIAARVELKEVDPGALEMLLDFAYTGKVTINQGNVEGLMRTSSQLHFPTIQKVCSRYLRQQMDATNCLGICEFGESHGCPEVSSKAWSFLQENFEAVSQQEEFLQLSKERLTIYLSNDQLQVQEEQSLAEAVLRWVRHDPGSRAQFLPELLELAHLISLPDQYLQNLLATEPLIRDSDASKALVTRSRATGQSDASAQKNPLTPPQKLEEVLVVVGGRVLEENEDEDGGVDMPVAPRNFAFYNPKSRRWMALPDFPDYNKWGFSLVALNNDVYVTGGSRGSQNDTWSTTQAWCFCPRDGAWNPIASMLKARTNHTSAVLNGEIYVIGGTTVDAVEVERYDPYNKSWCAISPALKYVSNFAAASCLGKLYLVGSCAVKYNALTLQCYNPVQDLWSVITSPFIPKYLSAPRCATLHGLIYLIGDNTKKVYMYNPEANIWQKVQLLHTLHENGGMVPLGDRLFVTGGHWKGMDGDYRVEMEVYDCTKDLWTREGSLPCLWLFHSSSSIFMDTSKWTEAFQGDHGL; encoded by the exons ATGGTGAGGAACGTGGACGACTTTGACTTCTGCCTGCCCTCGCACGCCCAGGGCGTGCTGGAGGGGCTGCAGCAACTGCGTGCCAACCCCAAACTGTCGGATGTGACACTGGTGGCAGGCGGGCGGGAATTCTCTTGCCATCGAGGCGTCCTGGCCCTCTGCAGCCACTACTTCCACGCCATGTTCTCCGGTGATTTTGCCGAGAGCATCGCAGCACGGGTCGAGCTGAAGGAGGTGGACCCTGGAGCGCTGGAGATGCTGCTCGACTTCGCCTATACGGGGAAGGTCACCATCAACCAGGGCAACGTGGAGGGGCTGATGCGGACTTCAAGCCAGCTCCACTTTCCCACTATCCAGAAGGTCTGCAGCCGCTACCTCCGGCAGCAGATGGATGCCACCAACTGCCTAGGTATCTGCGAGTTTGGTGAGAGCCACGGCTGCCCCGAGGTCTCCTCCAAGGCCTGGTCTTTCTTGCAGGAGAACTTTGAAGCCGTCTCTCAGCAGGAGGAGTTTCTCCAGCTCTCCAAGGAGAGGTTGACCATCTACCTCTCCAATGACCAGCTGCAggtgcaggaggagcagagcctggctgaggCTGTGCTGCGCTGGGTACGCCATGACCCAGGGTCCCGAGCCCAGTtcctgcctgagctgctggagctggcccACCTCATCTCACTGCCTGACCAGTACCTGCAGAACCTGCTTGCCACCGAGCCCCTCATCCGTGACTCAGATGCCAGCAAGGCCCTCGTCACCCGATCCCGTGCCACA GGGCAGAGTGATGCCAGTGCCCAGAAGAACCCCCTAACCCCACCGCAGAAGCTGGAggaggtgctggtggtggtCGGCGGCCGCGTGCTGGAAGAGAacgaggatgaggatgggggGGTGGATATGCCGGTTGCCCCCAGGAATTTCGCTTTCTACAATCCCAAAAGCA gGCGATGGATGGCTCTGCCCGACTTCCCTGATTACAACAAATGGGGCTTTTCCCTGGTGGCTCTGAACAACGATGTGTACGTCACAG GCGGCTCCCGGGGGTCCCAGAACGACACATGGTCGACGACCCAGGCCTGGTGCTTCTGCCCCAGGGATGGTGCCTGGAATCCCATTGCTTCCATGCTGAAAGCCCGGACAAACCACACCAGCGCCGTCCTCAATGGTGAGATCTACGTCATTGGGG GGACGACAGTGGACGCAGTGGAAGTGGAGCGCTATGACCCCTATAACAAGAGCTGGTGCGCCATCAGCCCAGCCCTCAAGTATGTGAGCAAttttgctgctgccagctgcttgGGCAAGCTCTACCTGGTAGGCTCCTGTGCCGTCAAGTACAACGCTCTCACCCTGCAGTGCTACAACCCTGTCCAAG ATCTGTGGAGTGTGATCACATCCCCCTTCATCCCCAAGTACCTCTCAGCCCCACGCTGTGCCACCCTGCATGGGCTCATCTACCTCATCGGGGACAACACCAAGAAGGTCTACATGTACAACCCGGAGGCCAACATCTGGCAGAAG GTGCAGCTCCTGCACACGCTCCACGAAAACGGTGGGATGGTGCCACTGGGCGACCGGCTCTTTGTCACTGGCGGCCACTGGAAGGGCATGGATGGGGACTACCGTGTGGAGATGGAGGTGTATGACTGCACCAAGGACCTCTGGACACGGGagggctccctgccctgcctctggctcttccacagctcctcctccatTTTCATGGACACCTCCAAGTGGACGGAGGCTTTCCAGGGTGACCATGGGCTGTAG
- the KLHL30 gene encoding kelch-like protein 30 isoform X1, producing the protein MVRNVDDFDFCLPSHAQGVLEGLQQLRANPKLSDVTLVAGGREFSCHRGVLALCSHYFHAMFSGDFAESIAARVELKEVDPGALEMLLDFAYTGKVTINQGNVEGLMRTSSQLHFPTIQKVCSRYLRQQMDATNCLGICEFGESHGCPEVSSKAWSFLQENFEAVSQQEEFLQLSKERLTIYLSNDQLQVQEEQSLAEAVLRWVRHDPGSRAQFLPELLELAHLISLPDQYLQNLLATEPLIRDSDASKALVTRSRATGQSDASAQKNPLTPPQKLEEVLVVVGGRVLEENEDEDGGVDMPVAPRNFAFYNPKSRRWMALPDFPDYNKWGFSLVALNNDVYVTGGSRGSQNDTWSTTQAWCFCPRDGAWNPIASMLKARTNHTSAVLNGEIYVIGGTTVDAVEVERYDPYNKSWCAISPALKYVSNFAAASCLGKLYLVGSCAVKYNALTLQCYNPVQDLWSVITSPFIPKYLSAPRCATLHGLIYLIGDNTKKVYMYNPEANIWQKVAGCGARCSSCTRSTKTVGWCHWATGSLSLAATGRAWMGTTVWRWRCMTAPRTSGHGRAPCPASGSSTAPPPFSWTPPSGRRLSRVTMGCRRTHSVVCHSVQPLSPLSSLPVQLFGGGDENPSARLAGALGACSPPPPPPRGVKAFAYKHALANAFVLCCLKLAFSPLQNLKAFRVF; encoded by the exons ATGGTGAGGAACGTGGACGACTTTGACTTCTGCCTGCCCTCGCACGCCCAGGGCGTGCTGGAGGGGCTGCAGCAACTGCGTGCCAACCCCAAACTGTCGGATGTGACACTGGTGGCAGGCGGGCGGGAATTCTCTTGCCATCGAGGCGTCCTGGCCCTCTGCAGCCACTACTTCCACGCCATGTTCTCCGGTGATTTTGCCGAGAGCATCGCAGCACGGGTCGAGCTGAAGGAGGTGGACCCTGGAGCGCTGGAGATGCTGCTCGACTTCGCCTATACGGGGAAGGTCACCATCAACCAGGGCAACGTGGAGGGGCTGATGCGGACTTCAAGCCAGCTCCACTTTCCCACTATCCAGAAGGTCTGCAGCCGCTACCTCCGGCAGCAGATGGATGCCACCAACTGCCTAGGTATCTGCGAGTTTGGTGAGAGCCACGGCTGCCCCGAGGTCTCCTCCAAGGCCTGGTCTTTCTTGCAGGAGAACTTTGAAGCCGTCTCTCAGCAGGAGGAGTTTCTCCAGCTCTCCAAGGAGAGGTTGACCATCTACCTCTCCAATGACCAGCTGCAggtgcaggaggagcagagcctggctgaggCTGTGCTGCGCTGGGTACGCCATGACCCAGGGTCCCGAGCCCAGTtcctgcctgagctgctggagctggcccACCTCATCTCACTGCCTGACCAGTACCTGCAGAACCTGCTTGCCACCGAGCCCCTCATCCGTGACTCAGATGCCAGCAAGGCCCTCGTCACCCGATCCCGTGCCACA GGGCAGAGTGATGCCAGTGCCCAGAAGAACCCCCTAACCCCACCGCAGAAGCTGGAggaggtgctggtggtggtCGGCGGCCGCGTGCTGGAAGAGAacgaggatgaggatgggggGGTGGATATGCCGGTTGCCCCCAGGAATTTCGCTTTCTACAATCCCAAAAGCA gGCGATGGATGGCTCTGCCCGACTTCCCTGATTACAACAAATGGGGCTTTTCCCTGGTGGCTCTGAACAACGATGTGTACGTCACAG GCGGCTCCCGGGGGTCCCAGAACGACACATGGTCGACGACCCAGGCCTGGTGCTTCTGCCCCAGGGATGGTGCCTGGAATCCCATTGCTTCCATGCTGAAAGCCCGGACAAACCACACCAGCGCCGTCCTCAATGGTGAGATCTACGTCATTGGGG GGACGACAGTGGACGCAGTGGAAGTGGAGCGCTATGACCCCTATAACAAGAGCTGGTGCGCCATCAGCCCAGCCCTCAAGTATGTGAGCAAttttgctgctgccagctgcttgGGCAAGCTCTACCTGGTAGGCTCCTGTGCCGTCAAGTACAACGCTCTCACCCTGCAGTGCTACAACCCTGTCCAAG ATCTGTGGAGTGTGATCACATCCCCCTTCATCCCCAAGTACCTCTCAGCCCCACGCTGTGCCACCCTGCATGGGCTCATCTACCTCATCGGGGACAACACCAAGAAGGTCTACATGTACAACCCGGAGGCCAACATCTGGCAGAAGGTAGCAGGATGCGGGGCCAG GTGCAGCTCCTGCACACGCTCCACGAAAACGGTGGGATGGTGCCACTGGGCGACCGGCTCTTTGTCACTGGCGGCCACTGGAAGGGCATGGATGGGGACTACCGTGTGGAGATGGAGGTGTATGACTGCACCAAGGACCTCTGGACACGGGagggctccctgccctgcctctggctcttccacagctcctcctccatTTTCATGGACACCTCCAAGTGGACGGAGGCTTTCCAGGGTGACCATGGGCTGTAGGAGAACCCACAGTGTTGTCTGTCACTCTGTGCAGCCGCTCTCACCTCTCTCCTCACTGCCAGTTCAGCTCTTTGGGGGTGGAGATGAAAACCCCTCTGCCAGGCTGGCTGGGGCATTGGGAGcatgttccccccccccccccccccctcgtgGGGTAAAGGCTTTTGCTTATAAACATGCTTTGGctaatgcttttgttttgtgttgtttaaaacttgccttttcccccctccaaaacCTCAAAGCTTTTAGGGTATTTTGA
- the KLHL30 gene encoding kelch-like protein 30 isoform X6, producing the protein MVRNVDDFDFCLPSHAQGVLEGLQQLRANPKLSDVTLVAGGREFSCHRGVLALCSHYFHAMFSGDFAESIAARVELKEVDPGALEMLLDFAYTGKVTINQGNVEGLMRTSSQLHFPTIQKVCSRYLRQQMDATNCLGICEFGESHGCPEVSSKAWSFLQENFEAVSQQEEFLQLSKERLTIYLSNDQLQVQEEQSLAEAVLRWVRHDPGSRAQFLPELLELAHLISLPDQYLQNLLATEPLIRDSDASKALVTRSRATGQSDASAQKNPLTPPQKLEEVLVVVGGRVLEENEDEDGGVDMPVAPRNFAFYNPKSRRWMALPDFPDYNKWGFSLVALNNDVYVTGGSRGSQNDTWSTTQAWCFCPRDGAWNPIASMLKARTNHTSAVLNGEIYVIGDLWSVITSPFIPKYLSAPRCATLHGLIYLIGDNTKKVYMYNPEANIWQKVQLLHTLHENGGMVPLGDRLFVTGGHWKGMDGDYRVEMEVYDCTKDLWTREGSLPCLWLFHSSSSIFMDTSKWTEAFQGDHGL; encoded by the exons ATGGTGAGGAACGTGGACGACTTTGACTTCTGCCTGCCCTCGCACGCCCAGGGCGTGCTGGAGGGGCTGCAGCAACTGCGTGCCAACCCCAAACTGTCGGATGTGACACTGGTGGCAGGCGGGCGGGAATTCTCTTGCCATCGAGGCGTCCTGGCCCTCTGCAGCCACTACTTCCACGCCATGTTCTCCGGTGATTTTGCCGAGAGCATCGCAGCACGGGTCGAGCTGAAGGAGGTGGACCCTGGAGCGCTGGAGATGCTGCTCGACTTCGCCTATACGGGGAAGGTCACCATCAACCAGGGCAACGTGGAGGGGCTGATGCGGACTTCAAGCCAGCTCCACTTTCCCACTATCCAGAAGGTCTGCAGCCGCTACCTCCGGCAGCAGATGGATGCCACCAACTGCCTAGGTATCTGCGAGTTTGGTGAGAGCCACGGCTGCCCCGAGGTCTCCTCCAAGGCCTGGTCTTTCTTGCAGGAGAACTTTGAAGCCGTCTCTCAGCAGGAGGAGTTTCTCCAGCTCTCCAAGGAGAGGTTGACCATCTACCTCTCCAATGACCAGCTGCAggtgcaggaggagcagagcctggctgaggCTGTGCTGCGCTGGGTACGCCATGACCCAGGGTCCCGAGCCCAGTtcctgcctgagctgctggagctggcccACCTCATCTCACTGCCTGACCAGTACCTGCAGAACCTGCTTGCCACCGAGCCCCTCATCCGTGACTCAGATGCCAGCAAGGCCCTCGTCACCCGATCCCGTGCCACA GGGCAGAGTGATGCCAGTGCCCAGAAGAACCCCCTAACCCCACCGCAGAAGCTGGAggaggtgctggtggtggtCGGCGGCCGCGTGCTGGAAGAGAacgaggatgaggatgggggGGTGGATATGCCGGTTGCCCCCAGGAATTTCGCTTTCTACAATCCCAAAAGCA gGCGATGGATGGCTCTGCCCGACTTCCCTGATTACAACAAATGGGGCTTTTCCCTGGTGGCTCTGAACAACGATGTGTACGTCACAG GCGGCTCCCGGGGGTCCCAGAACGACACATGGTCGACGACCCAGGCCTGGTGCTTCTGCCCCAGGGATGGTGCCTGGAATCCCATTGCTTCCATGCTGAAAGCCCGGACAAACCACACCAGCGCCGTCCTCAATGGTGAGATCTACGTCATTGGGG ATCTGTGGAGTGTGATCACATCCCCCTTCATCCCCAAGTACCTCTCAGCCCCACGCTGTGCCACCCTGCATGGGCTCATCTACCTCATCGGGGACAACACCAAGAAGGTCTACATGTACAACCCGGAGGCCAACATCTGGCAGAAG GTGCAGCTCCTGCACACGCTCCACGAAAACGGTGGGATGGTGCCACTGGGCGACCGGCTCTTTGTCACTGGCGGCCACTGGAAGGGCATGGATGGGGACTACCGTGTGGAGATGGAGGTGTATGACTGCACCAAGGACCTCTGGACACGGGagggctccctgccctgcctctggctcttccacagctcctcctccatTTTCATGGACACCTCCAAGTGGACGGAGGCTTTCCAGGGTGACCATGGGCTGTAG
- the KLHL30 gene encoding kelch-like protein 30 isoform X4, producing the protein MVRNVDDFDFCLPSHAQGVLEGLQQLRANPKLSDVTLVAGGREFSCHRGVLALCSHYFHAMFSGDFAESIAARVELKEVDPGALEMLLDFAYTGKVTINQGNVEGLMRTSSQLHFPTIQKVCSRYLRQQMDATNCLGICEFGESHGCPEVSSKAWSFLQENFEAVSQQEEFLQLSKERLTIYLSNDQLQVQEEQSLAEAVLRWVRHDPGSRAQFLPELLELAHLISLPDQYLQNLLATEPLIRDSDASKALVTRSRATGQSDASAQKNPLTPPQKLEEVLVVVGGRVLEENEDEDGGVDMPVAPRNFAFYNPKSRRWMALPDFPDYNKWGFSLVALNNDVYVTGGSRGSQNDTWSTTQAWCFCPRDGAWNPIASMLKARTNHTSAVLNGEIYVIGGTTVDAVEVERYDPYNKSWCAISPALKYVSNFAAASCLGKLYLVGSCAVKYNALTLQCYNPVQVPLSPTLCHPAWAHLPHRGQHQEGLHVQPGGQHLAEGSRMRGQVQLLHTLHENGGMVPLGDRLFVTGGHWKGMDGDYRVEMEVYDCTKDLWTREGSLPCLWLFHSSSSIFMDTSKWTEAFQGDHGL; encoded by the exons ATGGTGAGGAACGTGGACGACTTTGACTTCTGCCTGCCCTCGCACGCCCAGGGCGTGCTGGAGGGGCTGCAGCAACTGCGTGCCAACCCCAAACTGTCGGATGTGACACTGGTGGCAGGCGGGCGGGAATTCTCTTGCCATCGAGGCGTCCTGGCCCTCTGCAGCCACTACTTCCACGCCATGTTCTCCGGTGATTTTGCCGAGAGCATCGCAGCACGGGTCGAGCTGAAGGAGGTGGACCCTGGAGCGCTGGAGATGCTGCTCGACTTCGCCTATACGGGGAAGGTCACCATCAACCAGGGCAACGTGGAGGGGCTGATGCGGACTTCAAGCCAGCTCCACTTTCCCACTATCCAGAAGGTCTGCAGCCGCTACCTCCGGCAGCAGATGGATGCCACCAACTGCCTAGGTATCTGCGAGTTTGGTGAGAGCCACGGCTGCCCCGAGGTCTCCTCCAAGGCCTGGTCTTTCTTGCAGGAGAACTTTGAAGCCGTCTCTCAGCAGGAGGAGTTTCTCCAGCTCTCCAAGGAGAGGTTGACCATCTACCTCTCCAATGACCAGCTGCAggtgcaggaggagcagagcctggctgaggCTGTGCTGCGCTGGGTACGCCATGACCCAGGGTCCCGAGCCCAGTtcctgcctgagctgctggagctggcccACCTCATCTCACTGCCTGACCAGTACCTGCAGAACCTGCTTGCCACCGAGCCCCTCATCCGTGACTCAGATGCCAGCAAGGCCCTCGTCACCCGATCCCGTGCCACA GGGCAGAGTGATGCCAGTGCCCAGAAGAACCCCCTAACCCCACCGCAGAAGCTGGAggaggtgctggtggtggtCGGCGGCCGCGTGCTGGAAGAGAacgaggatgaggatgggggGGTGGATATGCCGGTTGCCCCCAGGAATTTCGCTTTCTACAATCCCAAAAGCA gGCGATGGATGGCTCTGCCCGACTTCCCTGATTACAACAAATGGGGCTTTTCCCTGGTGGCTCTGAACAACGATGTGTACGTCACAG GCGGCTCCCGGGGGTCCCAGAACGACACATGGTCGACGACCCAGGCCTGGTGCTTCTGCCCCAGGGATGGTGCCTGGAATCCCATTGCTTCCATGCTGAAAGCCCGGACAAACCACACCAGCGCCGTCCTCAATGGTGAGATCTACGTCATTGGGG GGACGACAGTGGACGCAGTGGAAGTGGAGCGCTATGACCCCTATAACAAGAGCTGGTGCGCCATCAGCCCAGCCCTCAAGTATGTGAGCAAttttgctgctgccagctgcttgGGCAAGCTCTACCTGGTAGGCTCCTGTGCCGTCAAGTACAACGCTCTCACCCTGCAGTGCTACAACCCTGTCCAAG TACCTCTCAGCCCCACGCTGTGCCACCCTGCATGGGCTCATCTACCTCATCGGGGACAACACCAAGAAGGTCTACATGTACAACCCGGAGGCCAACATCTGGCAGAAGGTAGCAGGATGCGGGGCCAG GTGCAGCTCCTGCACACGCTCCACGAAAACGGTGGGATGGTGCCACTGGGCGACCGGCTCTTTGTCACTGGCGGCCACTGGAAGGGCATGGATGGGGACTACCGTGTGGAGATGGAGGTGTATGACTGCACCAAGGACCTCTGGACACGGGagggctccctgccctgcctctggctcttccacagctcctcctccatTTTCATGGACACCTCCAAGTGGACGGAGGCTTTCCAGGGTGACCATGGGCTGTAG